GTCATCAGACTTAAATTGGaggtttttttctttgatgtgttgtttattttaaaattttctctcttccttttattctaATTGGATAAAAAATTGGTCACCTGGCCCCTGTCCTCATTCaatctcattttctcttgaacaCACATACTCTAAATTTTATTAAGAATCctcttatctttatttttatagtaTTAAATCTTGTATGCTCCAAAACGAGAAGAAAGTGAAGTCAAAATGATTTGAACAAGGCAACCTTCTTTCATACTAGTTTGAGGGGTTTTAGTTGTATATGAATACTTTATATTTTAGAGATATGTTCCCCTACCACATTAGTATTAATATACTTCAAACTACTAGTTTAGTCGTCCAAGTCCCAATGAAAGATTTATCAGCAGTAACAAAATGGTTCTCTATATTggttaaatatattttttttatatttttagaagTTAATATATAGCTTTTGAGTTTTGCTAATCCTcattataatatataaaaaacaaaCACGGTTGGACACTTCTCCCATTCATGTAATGAAATCTCATTTGCAATACTCTCATTAATGAGATGAGTAAGTTTCTCATTATGTAAGGCATATTCATGATGCATGGCAATAAGTTAATAAACAAATTACTAATGACAATCATTAAAGTTTGACCCAATCAAAAGTGACATGTTATTTGAAATAGGGATATGTGATGATCCTAATGAATATGTGTAAATAATATATGCTTATCAAACATTATGCTTTAAGTTTCAATAATAGaataataaaattctaaaaaaataatatattctATCATTTCGATCTATCTTGCGAGATCAAGAAGGTAACATGATAGTGGTTAACTTTTTGGAATACatcattatgaaaaaaatattcaagTCATCAAATTGGTTAAGTAAAATGTATATCTGTTGATATTTCGATCCTATTTAACCATTAAACTATCACATATAGATCAACACAATTAATCAAGAATGTATATATATGGATATTCTCATTATATCCTAACTATTATATAATGATCATCATAATACCCTAAAATTTagaatttaaattgaatgtgtgaTAAAATTatgtatatgaaaaaaaatatattctataTAACCAAGAAGAATATGTATCTGTGGATACTCCCATTCAACTAGTAATGTGATTATTAATGctctaaatttaaaaaaaatttaaatgtaaCATAATTATGTTTAAGGTTAATATGTACAATCATTTAGTCAAAAAGAATGTGTATTTGTGGATACTCTCATTCAACTTATTTGCATAATCATTAATGCCTTAAACTTATTTAGATTTTAAGAATGATAtacttttaatttaaatttaaaataaatcatCATCCAAGCATCATAGATGTTCTAAAATGATACATATCTACATAAGTAGAAACACATAAATTATTTCTGTttaggataaaaaataaaaaaaataagcttTAGTTACACaaactatttctaaaaataatagaaacaaaaataggatagaaaacaaaacaaatagatttttttttttaattatccaaATAATACCATTGGAGTATACTGATCAATGTAGCAATTTTGACCATAGTCAATTGGATTTCGACGGGTCGCTGGTGGACCCAATGGGTCAAATATAGGTTGATGAATCAAGTATAGTCGACCTAATGTCATAATAAACCAGATCTAAACCAAATTAATTTGAGACGAACCAATTTTGATTGGTCTAATGTGATTCATACCAAAATCCCTTAACGGGTTTTTCTAAATTGGGCCtcctttaacttttttttttaaatcatcatAATGCGCTAAATCCCGTGACTTAATATTCAATTAATAAATCAAACTCACCACAAAATAATTATCATTCATCTATGATGGACCACAACTTGTTGTCTATCATCATCGAAGAAAGAATCCATGTTCTATAaatttagggggtgtttggttcggtaaatcaaatggtgtatgtatcggatatgaatgtcaatcttttgatagacattcttctgaattatgtttctttctgaaaaatcgtttggttgccttgaggtcggggtgtcaatcggtcggtccggcttggtttcggtccgggttgagtcggttttgatgtgggaaagctgaaaccgaaatcgaaccaataaggaaattctggctttggtttggtttcgatttcggtgcggtttggtttcggtttgtcttcagtttcttaaatcgatttgtaaccgggttggttttggtttttggtctagtttggatttgactttccatacaaatgtatacaaaactatgcaaattttgattttttaataacttttggagtgtttcggtttcttaacggtttggtttcagtttcggtctgggttttgagccgatttcggtttggtttcgggttcatccggttttgatgcttaccggtttggttttggggttgcaatactccaaatcgaaccgaaccaataaggcttcggttcggttcggtccgtgttgttattgatttggtccggccggttttatcggttcggtttaggaattgacacccctaccttgaggctagtacatgtttctcgcgggttgagatattggcttccatagagagcttctttccgctttctccttttatactaggtggtaaaaaggttgctcaaatctgattttaagtgttgaggtaaactcagatttgaaacatatcatttgtaatatggtcattcatgagAAGTAgagtgctcacttatgaggttCATCCTAGtgaaaccaaacaactccaaaaattaagaattattattctaaagaatgtcatcccaaagatttaccgaaccaaacacccccttaaagAGCCATACACAAAATGGATTTTGTGTATCCAAAAGCTTTTTCCATGTCTAAATGCCTCTGGATATAAAAATTCTAACGAATGGTAAAACGATTCCTATAAACATCATGCCCAAAATAAATTAGAGCTAAAAGTTCTTCTTTATTACCAGATTTATACCTAAAGAAAACTCTTAAAACTCCATTGATGGAGAAAAATCCTATctcaaacctaaaaaaatctaaatttaaAAACTTTAATGGTCGAACCCTCTTCAAAATCAAATCTGATTTTGAAAACTTTAATGGTGAAaccatttcaaaattaaatctGATTCCAAACAAAGAacccatcaaaacccttcaaaatcttatcgattcaatttttttgtttatgtggatgactATCAGTAATTCGGGAAGCTTGACCCTTGCGGATTGCTGGCATGTCCGATTTCGACGACTAAAAAAATATGACAGCTATTGgctttcacaaaaaaaaaaattaataaaaaaaaaaaNNNNNNNNNNNNNNNNNNNNTTTGTAGGCATTGGCTGAGTGCATGTAACAAAGTACCTTGCAAAACTgtaatgatttttatttcatatcAATGGCAACTTTTACAATCGCAATATTAATTCTATTGGATGCCTTACACTGTTATATTGAATAGTTCAAGACCAGTCCCATCCCCAGTAGCTGAACCAGTTAGTCCCAGCTTGGTACACCTTTTAAGTTTATCTTTTAGTTCCAATTAGCTTGTCTCTCTGTTATGTCTGTCACCGATAAACTATGAAATCAAGGGAGGAAGAACTCTATGTGCTTCTGTCTTTGTCTGGCTTACTGATTGAATGATATCACTTACATTACAAATATAGCAAATATGCATAATTGTCGAAGAATTTTAAGTCTTTTGACatcaacaaaaatgaaaaaaactaaaccataaacataaTAACGCATCCCCCTGGCAAACCAGTTTCAGATATCCAAATATCACTATTTATGTTGGGCTCGCCCTCTCTAGGTTTTGATTAGTTGATCATGGAAGAGGATTCTTCCAATGTCCCATCCCTTGGCTCTACTTTCACATTATTTTTCTGAACATGTAATGTGCCTTGTACCTATGTAGAGAATTGTATACGAGTTGCTGTTGTTTTTTGACACATTGCCATACATAATGACATGGGAAAGTAGCATTATCActagggtttttttgttttttaattgctaTTGACATGATATTCGATCTGTTTTTGATTGCactatttttttcctatatcaTCATTGATTTAAATCAAATTGTTGTTCTAAGATGATTTCTGGTTTCTGAACTTTACTATTCAATAGCCAACAAATGTTCCACATCTAGACATAATCTTGAGATTCCTCTTTTCAACTTCAATGGTTCTTGGGTTTCTTTCGTTCTGAAGAACCCAGTGGAACTAGCTGACTTGGGTTTTCTTGATTTGCAAACAGTGTTAGATTTTTGACAAGGCACTCAAGGAAAGGAGGAACAGATCCCCTATTTGTGGCAGAGCATGCTGCAGATCCTGATTCAACCTTGGTTGCTTACATGGGCTTGTCCACTCTCCCATCTCTTGCTCTGAAGTTGATGCATCATGGTCTACCACCTGATACTCCAGCTGTTGCAATAAAACGAGGGACTACCCCTCAACAACGAGTGGTGAGTGAGCATGAATGTTAGTTTTTCTTATTTCAACTATGTGTGCCTGGTGAACACCACATGTTCCCTACTAGTAATTAATTCCACATAGTTTGAACCTTATTGTAGGTATTTGCAGAACTTAAGGATCTCATAGATGACGTTACTTCTGCAAACTTGGTTTCACCAACCCTTATCATCATTGGGATGGCATTCTCACCATTCTGGCCTCACTGTTCTAAAGAAGCAGCTATTTTGGTGGAGTCTCAATAGTCAAGTTAAAGACACCTAAGGAAAAGGGAGATTGATGCAATCTCCTTCACGGCCCGAATACAAGGAACGGGAGAGTACTTGACTTTGTAGATAAAACCAATTTTATATAGAATACCTTTGACCAGTAATTTGGGGATATCTATCTGCTCTAATATCAGTTTGGGGTGATTCAAATTGagaattaaataaaagaggTGGGGCAACAACTTTTTTGAGATACGAATTATTGGTATTCTGGGTGAATATGGGTTTAAAAGGGCTTCCAAGTTACTACACTTACACAATCCGAATTTGAAAATAATTACTTCAAAAATTCAACTCTTCTAGGCTGATTGAAAGTCCAATCTCTTCAATGATAGGTGAAACACAACTTGGTTTCATAATAGGAACTCTTCAAGGTTCACAAGGAGCTTGGAGTaactttgaaaatttctttgattcaattgtATTGTGTCCTTACAACTCAAAATGTGTCCTCTTTATATAGGACTACAACCTTTAACCTAGGAGATTACAACCATATTTTATACTTTTAATTTGTGACATAGATCAATCACAAAatcatagaaaataaaaatgcagTAGAAAATCTAAACATAGAAAAAGTAGTTGAGGTCTTCCATTTGTTGAAGTCTCCGATGCCTTGTTGCAAGAGTTGAGGTCTTCTAATGCATTGATGTAAGcttcaaatttatattttttaatgctAGCTCAAATGCCAAAATTGAGTTCACAAGTTGAGGAGTCAAAGGATTTGAGGTAAAAATTCACTAAGGATGTAAAGAGTTTTAACACTAAGAGCTCCTGCGATATCTCAACCATCGATTCCACTTAAGTTTCTATGGCTAAGATTAAATCTTTACATTGACTAATAAAACTAAGAAATATTAATTAAGGGTTTTATTTGCTTTATGGATCAAACCTAAATGCTAGGCCTTAGGTTGGACTTTTTCATATATTGGCCGGGCCTACATCATTCTCCCATTCTTCAAAAGAATTTGTCCTCAAATTCTTATTCCAAACAAAAAGTATGTGAACACCGCCTGGATCAAATGGGAGCATAGGAATTTCATTACGCATGTGATCACCTGCAAAATTGGGAAGGGAGACAATAAAAGTAATTTctttattgaaaataataacACGCCATGTCATCCCTTTAGTTGTTGCTGTTGAGTTGTGCCCTTCAATAATGTTGATGTTTGTTTGTGAGTTGCTAATAACTCAAGTAAACATGAGACTAAATGATGGTGAAAACATTATTAAGAAAGGATCAATATATGCTTTATAGGTGTCAGGCCTCTGATGTGGGTAGTTTTCATTCCATGCACaaacaaatttgagaaatttattatttatatttccaATGATGAATTCAGCTAGAAATGGTGGCATGGGAATATGCCTCGCAACTTCAAGTGATGAAGGTGGGATGTAGAGAATAGGAATCCTTTCAAGTATATCTTGAGGAATGTCATTGATAACCTCGTGATTTACctcatttttaaaatcaaaagttGATTGAAGCAAGTTGAAGTCACTTCATTCATAAGGTTCTTCTATTGGATATTCATCGAACACCTGTGGTGCACATAGATCAACATATGTCATGGAGTTGTAAGGAAGACAATCCTCTAAATATGATGGTACTTCACAAAATGGCCAGATGTCATGTTACGCTttcaaatgaaattttgatttgtcaTTGATACTcctaatatgaaaaaaatctttgattctttgaaatatgaaaatcaTTCTTTAAATGTTTTCTTAATTGGATATTCGAATGATGCAGAGTTTTCTTCAATCGTTCAATTTCAAGAATCAAACCAACCACTTGATGTTGAAATTGCAACATCTCGACCTCAAAAACTAAATCAACAATATGTTGTTGATGTTGAAACTTTTCATCTCTACCCCTTGTTTGACTTTAAGGCATAGCTCTCTCCTCCAAAGCTTTGATCCCAAATGATGCAAGAGTTGAGGTCTTCTAATGCATTGATGCAAGTTTtaaatttgtgtttttcaatgcTAGCtaaaatgcaataattaaactCACAAGTTAAGGAGTCAAAGGAATTGATGTGAAAATCCACTAAGGATGTGAAGAGTTTTAACCCTAAGAGCTCCTATTATATCTCAACCGTTGATTCTACTTGAGTTTCTATGTCTGAGATTAAACCTTTACATTGAATAATAAAACTAAGAAATATTAATCAAATGCTTTATTTGCTTTAATGCTATGCTTTAAGTTAGACTTTTTCATATGTTGGTCGGGCCTGCATTAGGCATagtatattcatttttgaaacaTGACTCTAACTGAGGCACTCCAAGTGTTGCGCACTCCTACTCTCGAAGGTTAAATAATCAATGGGTAACTGCATTTTGTGAGGCCATATTTGTCTGGTTGTTTTCTAACTGGTTATATTGGAGCTAAGTGGAACTGCTATTACAGACAGAATTGGACATGGTCTGGGATTTTTGTTAGTGTCATTGAGTGGGCTATTATCTATGTTACCTTCAGTATATAAAAGAAGGAACCTCAATTCCATTGATGTGTGGTAATTCTATCTATTACAAGTCTGCAATcagaaggagggggagggggagggggaggagagaaagaataaaataagagTTATGCTATGTATACTTGCTTACAAGTCTATGGAAGATAGAATGTCTGATTTTAAGGATGTATATCCTTATGAATCCCATTGGTTCCATCTCTTTGCTTTGTATTTGAGATTTCCTCAGTCAGTTTCATTAGGTTTGCgttattatagtgtatgatcaTTGTATCAAATTTTTGTGAGCTATATTGCTTGGTGCTGAATCTGTTTAGCAGAAGTACTGTTCGTCAATAAAGTGTAATTTAATTCTATTCCATAAAGAAGGAGCAGTTTTTGTTATAATGGTTTATGTGATAtgttccatttttgtttccagTTGTCACCAAATCAATCAAAATACCTTGCTATTCACTCTAT
The genomic region above belongs to Macadamia integrifolia cultivar HAES 741 unplaced genomic scaffold, SCU_Mint_v3 scaffold1493, whole genome shotgun sequence and contains:
- the LOC122063920 gene encoding S-adenosyl-L-methionine-dependent uroporphyrinogen III methyltransferase, chloroplastic-like, with the protein product MTISNSGSLTLADCCVRFLTRHSRKGGTDPLFVAEHAADPDSTLVAYMGLSTLPSLALKLMHHGLPPDTPAVAIKRGTTPQQRVVFAELKDLIDDVTSANLVSPTLIIIGMAFSPFWPHCSKEAAILVESQ